The following coding sequences lie in one Capsicum annuum cultivar UCD-10X-F1 chromosome 5, UCD10Xv1.1, whole genome shotgun sequence genomic window:
- the LOC107870476 gene encoding protein BASIC PENTACYSTEINE2 isoform X2 produces MDDDGLNMRNWGYYEQSLRGNLGLQLMSSVVDRDTKPFLTRRENPIMLGANGVFHSRDSIIPEAPLSHIDYVRDGWINHREKFLNMFPGSPYTTVLPETSASHSMQMIQQPDATKDVGVNAEEPPSVRKESGPSKRKTGGATPKAPKAKKSKKASSVPKENGNPSVQRAKPAKKSMDIVINGIDMDITGIPIPVCSCTGAPQQCYRWGCGGWQSACCTTSISMYPLPMSTKRRGARIAGRKMSQGAFKKVLEKLAAEGYNFANPIDLRTHWAKHGTNKFVTIR; encoded by the exons ATGGATGACGACGGTTTGAACATGAGGAACTGGGGTTATTATGAACAATCCCTTAGAGGGAATCTAGGTCTTCAACTGATGTCATCGGTGGTTGATCGAGATACAAAACCATTCCTTACTAGGCGTGAGAATCCAATTATGCTTGGTGCTAATGGGGTGTTCCATTCTCGGGATTCTATCATTCCAGAAGCACCTTTATCTCACATTGATTATGTAAGGGACGGTTGGATAAATCACAGAGAAAAGTTTCTTAATATGTTTCCGGGGAGTCCTTACACTACCGTTCTCCCTGAAACCTCTGCAAGTCATTCCATGCAAATGATACAACAACCTGATGCAACTAAggatgtgggggtgaatgcagaGGAACCACCAAGTGTTAGGAAAGAAAGTGGTCCTTCAAAGAGAAAGACAGGTGGTGCCACCCCCAAAGCTCCCAAAGCAAAGAAGTCAAAGAAAGCCTCATCCGTACCTAAGGAAAACGGTAATCCCTCTGTTCAAAGAGCAAAACCAGCTAAGAAGAGCATGGACATTGTAATAAATGGAATTGATATGGACATAACTGGCATTCCTATACCAGTTTGTTCCTGCACTGGTGCTCCTCAGCAATGCTATCGATGGGGATGTGGTGGCTGGCAGTCTGCTTGTTGCACCACTAGTATATCAATGTATCCACTTCCAATGAGTACTAAAAGACGTGGAGCAAGGATTGCTGGAAGAAAGATGAGCCAGGGTGCATTCAAGAAGGTTTTGGAGAAACTTGCTGCCGAAGGTTACAATTTTGCTAATCCAATTGATCTGAGGACTCACTGGGCTAAACATGGTACCAACAAGTTTGTGACAATCAG GTAG
- the LOC107870476 gene encoding protein BASIC PENTACYSTEINE2 isoform X1, whose product MDDDGLNMRNWGYYEQSLRGNLGLQLMSSVVDRDTKPFLTRRENPIMLGANGVFHSRDSIIPEAPLSHIDYVRDGWINHREKFLNMFPGSPYTTVLPETSASHSMQMIQQPDATKDVGVNAEEPPSVRKESGPSKRKTGGATPKAPKAKKSKKASSVPKENGNPSVQRAKPAKKSMDIVINGIDMDITGIPIPVCSCTGAPQQCYRWGCGGWQSACCTTSISMYPLPMSTKRRGARIAGRKMSQGAFKKVLEKLAAEGYNFANPIDLRTHWAKHGTNKFVTIR is encoded by the coding sequence ATGGATGACGACGGTTTGAACATGAGGAACTGGGGTTATTATGAACAATCCCTTAGAGGGAATCTAGGTCTTCAACTGATGTCATCGGTGGTTGATCGAGATACAAAACCATTCCTTACTAGGCGTGAGAATCCAATTATGCTTGGTGCTAATGGGGTGTTCCATTCTCGGGATTCTATCATTCCAGAAGCACCTTTATCTCACATTGATTATGTAAGGGACGGTTGGATAAATCACAGAGAAAAGTTTCTTAATATGTTTCCGGGGAGTCCTTACACTACCGTTCTCCCTGAAACCTCTGCAAGTCATTCCATGCAAATGATACAACAACCTGATGCAACTAAggatgtgggggtgaatgcagaGGAACCACCAAGTGTTAGGAAAGAAAGTGGTCCTTCAAAGAGAAAGACAGGTGGTGCCACCCCCAAAGCTCCCAAAGCAAAGAAGTCAAAGAAAGCCTCATCCGTACCTAAGGAAAACGGTAATCCCTCTGTTCAAAGAGCAAAACCAGCTAAGAAGAGCATGGACATTGTAATAAATGGAATTGATATGGACATAACTGGCATTCCTATACCAGTTTGTTCCTGCACTGGTGCTCCTCAGCAATGCTATCGATGGGGATGTGGTGGCTGGCAGTCTGCTTGTTGCACCACTAGTATATCAATGTATCCACTTCCAATGAGTACTAAAAGACGTGGAGCAAGGATTGCTGGAAGAAAGATGAGCCAGGGTGCATTCAAGAAGGTTTTGGAGAAACTTGCTGCCGAAGGTTACAATTTTGCTAATCCAATTGATCTGAGGACTCACTGGGCTAAACATGGTACCAACAAGTTTGTGACAATCAGGTAG